A genome region from Paralichthys olivaceus isolate ysfri-2021 chromosome 6, ASM2471397v2, whole genome shotgun sequence includes the following:
- the LOC109635292 gene encoding SAM pointed domain-containing Ets transcription factor-like isoform X1 has product MGSPGCEHTGCSTRSPVYITHPHTNPRVAWLDEAEDIKPPRSLLGLPELSWPGVYLPCYDRLVIEENPWVLGMTEASTPAAPSCRTLEQSPPAPGQAHASSPEAEGQVEERCLEQVQTMVVGEVLKDVDTACKLLNIAPDPLDWSCMHVQKWLLWTEHLYRLQQVSTMFQELTGRDLCSMTEADFRQRSLQFGDVLYAHLDIWRSAAAMKERCPPEESKSVADEGSWSEVMCNYPSQPIHLWQFLQELLLKPHNYSRCIRWINKEKGIFKIEDSAHVARLWGIRKNRPAMNYDKLSRSIRQYYKKGIIRKPDVSRRLVYQFVNPV; this is encoded by the exons ATGGGGAGTCCAGGTTGTGAGCACACGGGCTGCAGCACACGCTCGCCTGTCTACATCACTCACCCCCACACTAACCCCAGGGTGGCCTGGCTGGACGAGGCCGAGGACATCAAACCGCCCCGCAGTTTGCTGGGGCTTCCTGAGCTCAGCTGGCCTGGGGTGTACCTCCCCTGCTACGACCGATTAGTCATAGAGGAGAACCCCTGGGTGCTGGGGATGACAGAGGCCTCCACTCCTGCCGCTCCCTCCTGCAGGACTCTGGAGCAAAGCCCACCTGCCCCCGGCCAGGCCCACGCTTCCTCCCCTGAAGCGGAAGGTCAGGTGGAGGAGCGCTGCCTGGAGCAAGTCCAAACCATGGTGGTGGGAGAGGTGCTGAAAGATGTCGACACGGCCTGCAAGCTGCTCAACATCGCACCAG ACCCGTTGGACTGGAGCTGCATGCATGTTCAGAAGTGGCTGCTCTGGACAGAGCACCTGTACAGGCTGCAGCAGGTCAGCACCATGTTTCAGGAGCTGACCGGGAGGGATCTGTGCTCCATGACCGAAGCAGACTTCAGACAACGCTCTCTGCAGTTTGGAGACGTGCTGTACGCCCATCTGGACATCTGGAGATCTG CGGCTGCAATGAAGGAGCGCTGCCCACCAGAAGAGAGCAAGTCTG TAGCGGACGAGGGTTCCTGGTCAGAGGTGATGTGTAACTACCCCAGTCAGCCCATCCACTTGTGGCAGTTCCTCCAAGAGCTGCTCCTCAAACCACATAACTACAGCCGCTGCATCCGCTGGATCAACAAAGAGAAAG GAATATTTAAAATCGAGGACTCGGCTCACGTGGCCAGGCTGTGGGGCATCAGGAAAAACCGTCCGGCTATGAACTATGACAAACTGAGTCGCTCCATACGCCAGTACTATAAGAAGGGAATCATCCGGAAGCCCGACGTATCCCGCAGACTGGTCTACCAGTTCGTCAACCCTGTATGA
- the LOC109635292 gene encoding SAM pointed domain-containing Ets transcription factor-like isoform X2, producing MGSPGCEHTGCSTRSPVYITHPHTNPRVAWLDEAEDIKPPRSLLGLPELSWPGVYLPCYDRLVIEENPWVLGMTEASTPAAPSCRTLEQSPPAPGQAHASSPEAEGQVEERCLEQVQTMVVGEVLKDVDTACKLLNIAPDPLDWSCMHVQKWLLWTEHLYRLQQVSTMFQELTGRDLCSMTEADFRQRSLQFGDVLYAHLDIWRSAAAMKERCPPEESKSADEGSWSEVMCNYPSQPIHLWQFLQELLLKPHNYSRCIRWINKEKGIFKIEDSAHVARLWGIRKNRPAMNYDKLSRSIRQYYKKGIIRKPDVSRRLVYQFVNPV from the exons ATGGGGAGTCCAGGTTGTGAGCACACGGGCTGCAGCACACGCTCGCCTGTCTACATCACTCACCCCCACACTAACCCCAGGGTGGCCTGGCTGGACGAGGCCGAGGACATCAAACCGCCCCGCAGTTTGCTGGGGCTTCCTGAGCTCAGCTGGCCTGGGGTGTACCTCCCCTGCTACGACCGATTAGTCATAGAGGAGAACCCCTGGGTGCTGGGGATGACAGAGGCCTCCACTCCTGCCGCTCCCTCCTGCAGGACTCTGGAGCAAAGCCCACCTGCCCCCGGCCAGGCCCACGCTTCCTCCCCTGAAGCGGAAGGTCAGGTGGAGGAGCGCTGCCTGGAGCAAGTCCAAACCATGGTGGTGGGAGAGGTGCTGAAAGATGTCGACACGGCCTGCAAGCTGCTCAACATCGCACCAG ACCCGTTGGACTGGAGCTGCATGCATGTTCAGAAGTGGCTGCTCTGGACAGAGCACCTGTACAGGCTGCAGCAGGTCAGCACCATGTTTCAGGAGCTGACCGGGAGGGATCTGTGCTCCATGACCGAAGCAGACTTCAGACAACGCTCTCTGCAGTTTGGAGACGTGCTGTACGCCCATCTGGACATCTGGAGATCTG CGGCTGCAATGAAGGAGCGCTGCCCACCAGAAGAGAGCAAGTCTG CGGACGAGGGTTCCTGGTCAGAGGTGATGTGTAACTACCCCAGTCAGCCCATCCACTTGTGGCAGTTCCTCCAAGAGCTGCTCCTCAAACCACATAACTACAGCCGCTGCATCCGCTGGATCAACAAAGAGAAAG GAATATTTAAAATCGAGGACTCGGCTCACGTGGCCAGGCTGTGGGGCATCAGGAAAAACCGTCCGGCTATGAACTATGACAAACTGAGTCGCTCCATACGCCAGTACTATAAGAAGGGAATCATCCGGAAGCCCGACGTATCCCGCAGACTGGTCTACCAGTTCGTCAACCCTGTATGA